The Pelagibius sp. CAU 1746 genomic sequence CACGGCCGCGGCATAGTTCTTGTCGTAGCCTTCTTCCGGCATTCCCTTGATGAAGACCTGGCCGAGGGCCGCCGTGTCCGCCACGGCCGCGCCGGAGATGCCGGCAAAAAGCACCGACGAGGAGACGTTGGCATAGGCGGTCCCGCCGGGGACGCCTCTCGTGACGAGGCCGGCGAGGCGGATCAGGCGCGAGGTTATGCCCCCGCGGTTCATGACTTCGCCGGCGAAGATATAGAACGGAGCGGCCAGCAGGACGAAGTTGTCCATGCCGGTGAAGAGGCGCGTCGGAACCGAGATCAGGTCGAGGTCCAGCGCCCAAAGCCCGACGGCCCCGGCGATCCCCAACGCGAAGACGATCGGCACGCCGAGCAGGAGCATCGCAACGAAGGCTATAGCCATCGCGATCACGGCCGCTTCTCCTCGGAGTCTTCGCTGGCGAAAGCCCCATCCGGCAAGAACATCAGGCAAGCCACCTTGATAAGCATGAGCGTGGCCCCGACCGGTATGGCGAGGTAGGGGATCGTCATGGGGATGCGGACCGCCGGCGAGACCTGGCGCATGTTGTCGATGGCGGCGGGGAAACCCTGCCACATCAGCAGGACGCAGAAGGCGCCAATACAAATCAGCACGGCACGCTGCGCCAGCCGCCGGAGCCCCGCCGAGCGCAAGTCGCTGAACAGGTTGATGACCATGTGCTCGCCACGGAACAAGGCGGGACCGGCGGCAAGGAAGACCATCCAGGTGGTGGAGTAACGCATGGTCTCTTCGGACCATGACAGAGGATCGACCAGCACGTAGCGGAAAAACACCTGCGCCAGGTTCATGGCGATGACGGCGACCAGAAGAATCGCCGCCAGGATCTCCGTCAGGTTCGCCAGCCTCAGGCCCAGTCGGAACGCCCGCTTGTTCACCGCGACCCTCCCGTCAGGCGCCGCCGCCGCTGCTTAGGAATTCCCGACATCGTTCTCCGTCGCACTTGTCGGCGCCGCCATGGCCCGGACGGCAAAACCGTTCCGGAAGGGCAAGACGCGGGAAGGGGCCGGGCCCGCTCCCCGCGTCTGTTTCGCCCGCTACGCCCTAGTTGCCGTAGAGGCCGGCCTCATAGGACCCGGCCGTATCGAGTAGAGCCTGCACAAGGTCGGCCCCGACCTGCTCGCGCAGGTAGGCGAGCACCGGCTCCTGAGAGACCTCCGCGAAGGCCGCCTTCTCGGCCATGGTGGTCATGTGAACCTCGACCCCCTTGGCTTTGATCAGTTCGATGTACTTCTTGGCGCCGGCCAGCTTCTGCGTGTTCTCCACACGGGCGGCCAGGGTGGCGGCCTCCAGCACGATCGCCTTCTCATCGTCGCTGAGCCCTTCGAAGAACTTGTCGCTGATGATATAGGCATGAACGCCCAAGATGTGCTCGTCGGTGGACATGTACTTCTGCACGTCCATCAGGTTGTAGTCGTAGTTGACCTGGGCCGGATTTTCCTGGCCGTCGATCACGCCCTGCTTGGCCGCCATGATGATCTCCGAGCCCGGCATCGGCGTAGCGGCCGCGCCGAAGGATTCGACGAAGCGGATGAACACCGGGCTTTCCATCACCCGCATCTTCAGGCCCTTGAGGTCTTCCGGACTCCGGATCGGGCGGACGTTGTTGGTGAAATCCCGAAACCCGTTCTCACCCCAGGACATCACCCGGATGCCGGTGTCCTTGCGCATGTTCTCCGCCAGGTCCTTGAAGAAGGGGCTGTCGAACACCGCCCAGGCGTGGGCCGAGGACTTGAAGAGATAGGGAATGGAGAGCACCTGGATGTCGTTGTAGAATCCGGCCAGCGCGCCGGTGTCGACCAGGCAGACCTCCACGGCGCCCTGCTGAACCTGTTCGGCGCAGGCGCGCTCGGCGCCGAGCTGCGCGCTGGGGAACAGCTTCACCTCGATGCCCCCTTCGGTCTTGTACTCGACGTGATTCTTGAAGGCGACCAGCGCATTCCATTCCGGATTGTCGCCCTGTGGCGCGTTCATCCCGAACTTGATCGTCTTGGCGACCGATGGAGCTGCCGCGCCGAGGACGGCGGCGGCGGCGGCGACGGCCAGGGTCCGCGTGATGAGTTTTTTCATCGTCTTGAGCCTTTCGGATTTCCAATGTGACGGACGCATTTCCCGTGTCCTCGTTTGCTAGGCTAAGTCCATCGTGCCCGCATGGCGAATGCGAAGACCTGATAGGCCGATGCCGTAGGCGTATAGTGCGGCGAAGTCATTCACACCAACGCAGCTTTCCCACCGCTGCGAACGATTTTCAGCTCGCGGCCAGGTCCACCGGCGACCATTCGGCCTGCTCGTCGATGGGAAAGGCGGGCCGCGGAAGGTGCTTGAAGTCGAAACGCGAGAGCACGGGCGACGTCAGGCCCGGCGCGTCGACCTCCACCACCTGCTCGGCCGCGAAGAACTCGTCGAAGCCGGCCCGGAAGTGTCCCCGGGACTTGACGACGACGGCCCGTGCCTGGGCGATATCCAGGCCCATCATCTCCAAGAACACCGGGTCGGCGCATTGGGTGCGGATCGATACGACGACCACCCGAATCCCGCCGAGATCGAGCAGCGCCGTCGGCCCAAGGTTCATGCGGCGCCGGGCGTAGAAGCCCCGGCGCCCGACACAGTCCCCGTCCTTGAGCCGGACCACCGTCGCCTCCGCCTCGAAACGGCGGGAGAACTCATCGGGCTCGACACGGTTGAAGACCGCCCGGAAGGCCGCGCCTTCGCCCAGATCGTGCGCCTCCGCGGCCAGGGCCGGATCGTAGATGATGCCGACGATGACGTCGCGCGCGCCAGCGTCGTGAAGGGCTTCCAGTATCCACATGGTATTGCCGTTGCCGCCGCCCCCCGGATTGTCGGCAACGTCCGCCAGGATCAGCGCCGGCAAGCCGGGATCGCGCCCGGCGGCCAGGACCCTGGAGACGGCTTCGTCCAGCGGCGTGAGGCTCGGCCGGTAGCGCCGGTGGTCGGCCCAGGCCTTTTCCGCGATCCGAAGGGCCACCTCGCGGGCACGGTCGCCCGAGGAACTGGCGGTAACGACGATCGCGAGACCGTTCTTCGGCGTATCGCTGTAGGCGAAGCCGCCCAGAACCGAAACGTTTACGATGTCATCGCTTACGAGGGTCTGGCCATAGTCGATGATGTCGGCATAGGGGCCCGCTTCGGTCAGAAGCGTCACGGTTGGCGGCACCAGCGGCAAACGCAGGAGCGCCGCCTTCGGCCGCATGCCGGCAAACATCTCGATCACGATGCCGGCCGCCTCCATGCCGCGTTCGCGCATGTCGACGTGCGGGTTGGTGCGATAGGCGACCAGAACGTCGGCGGCTTCGACCATGCGCTCGGAGACGTTGCCGTGCAGGTCCAGGGTCGCCACCACCGGCACCTCGGGCCCGACGACCCCGCGGATCATCGATAGAATCTCGCCGTCCGGGTCGCCGTTCTCCGTCGTGACCATGGCGCCGTGGTTGGACACATAGACCGCGTCCAACGGCATCTCGGCCTCGAGGCGGCGCTTCATCTCCTCCAGGTTGTGCTGGAAGAAGGCATGGTCGATGGGACCGCCGGCCTCGACCAGGCCGACCAGGATCGGCACCGGCATCCAATCGCACTTGGCGTTCATGTGAGACACGAAGCCGCGGATCTCGGCAGGCAGCTGAGGGTCGGCGCTTTCCAGGTCGCGGAGAATGTCCCGGCCGACCAGGTAGACACGGTTCAGATAGTCGGACTTTGTCGTTGCGGGCGCAAAACGGTTGCTCTCCAGCATCAACCCGAGAATTGCAACACGCCTGGGAGTCTTGCCCGTCATTCGTTCCTGCCCTCGCTGTCATCGGTACTCCTGACCTTAGAACGGGGCGGCGGGCGCAACCAATGCAAGCTAAGCCTAGTCCGATGCCCTTTCGGCATCGCCCGGCAGCAGGGCCCAAAACTCCTCGGCGGCCCGCGGCAGGGGATCGACCGAGCGGAACAGCCGGATATCCACCGGGATGCCCCAGGACTCCTCGCCCGCAAGCACGAGCTTGCCGGCATTCATGGCATCCTCGATCTGACTTTCCGGCAACCAGGCCAGGCCGCGGCCTTCCTGGCACATCGTCTTGAGCACGCCGGCCAGGTGCGATTCGAAAACCCGGTTCAGAACCGGCTTCTGCGGCCGGCCGGCCATCACCAGTTCGACCGCCCGGCCGATCGCCGAGGTATCGGAATAGGCAAGGTACGACACGGGCAGTTCCCGGCACCCCGGGAGCGCATGGACCGGCCCCCCCTCGGGCGCCGGCGCCGAAACCGGCAGCAGGCGGTCCTCGCCGACCTTAAGGGAGGTGAAAAACTCGTCGGACAGCGAGACTTCCACCAGAGGGTGCGTATGGCAGAGCATGAAGTGGCACTCGCCGCGCAGCAGGGCCTGCACGCAGTTGGCGACCTGGTTGGAGTCGAGGCGGGTGCGCAGCACGCCCGCCCCTTCCTCGATGCGCTTGATCCAGCTCGGGAAGAATGTCAGCGACAGGCTGTGCGTCGCCGAGAAGACGATGACGCTCTCGATGTTCTCGCTGGTCTGGCGGACGTCTTCACGTCCCTGGAGCAGCCGGCGCAGGACTTCCTCGGCGATCGGACGGAACTGCTCGCCCGCTGGAGTCAGGGCGATGGGGTGCTTGCTGCGGTCGAACAAGGTGGCGCCGAGCCATTCTTCCAGGCCCTTGATGCGCCGGCTGAATGCCGGCTGGGTGGTGAAGCGCTCTTCGGCCGACCGCGAAAAATTACGGGTGTCGACCAAGGACAAGAAGTCCTCCAACCACTTGATTTCCATATTAAATATTCCGAACCAGAACTCTATTACCCGCGCCCGTAGCGCCAGCCGCAAGCCCGCCGGCCTGTCCGGCAAAGGCATACGAATGCGGCATAGCGTGATCGGCAATCGGCATTCGCCAGCGCTTCCCCTTGCCACGATGATGGCGGCTCCAAGCACGACCGTCGCGCCGCCATGGCCGACCCGCCCGAAGGATAGCAGAATGAACCACATCAGATCCTACTGGAAAAACTTCATCGGCGGGGAGTGGGTCGACGGCGCCGACGGCGGGCGCATCGCCGTCAGCGACCCGGCCACGGCGGAACCCATCGCCGAGGTCGCCCGCGCGGTTCCCGCCGACGTCGACCGGGCGGTCGCCGCGGCCCGGCGCTGTTTCGAAAACCGCGCCCTGGCCGCGATGCGGCCGTCCGAACGGGGCGATCTGATAAGCCGGCTTGCCGACAAACTGGGCGAGAGGGTGGAAGAGATCGCCACCATCGAGTGTCTCGACAACGGCAAGACCCTGGCCGCTGGGCGCGCCGAAGTCGCCCTGACCCAGCGCTATCTCCGCTACTACGGCGGCATGGCGGACAAGCTCGAAGGGCGCCAGATTCCGCTTGGCGAGGGCCTGCTGGATTACACCATCCACGCCCCCTTCGGCGTTTCCGCCCAGATCGTCCCCTGGAACGGCCCCCTGCCCGTCGGCGCCCGCTCCGTCGCCTGCGCCCTGATCACCGGCAACACCGTGGTCCTGAAGTCCCCGGAGGACTCGCCCCTCAGCCTGTTCCTCTTCGCCGAAGCCTGCGAGCAGGTGGGAGTTCCGCCGGGCGCGGTCAACATCATCTGCGGCTACGGTCACGATGCCGGCGCGGCCCTGGCGGCGCATCGGGACATCGACCACATCGTCTTCACCGGCTCGGTCGAAACCGGAAAGAGCGTCCTGCGCGCCGCCGCCGAGCGCGTCATTCCCTGCGTGATGGAGCTGGGCGGAAAATCGGCCGGCATCGTCTACGAAGACGCCGACCTGGAACAGGCGGCCGGCAGCGCCGCCAGGGGAATCTTCCACCATGCCGGCCAGATCTGTTCAGCCGGCTCCCGGCTCATCGTTCATCGCTCGGTCCACGACGACTTCGTGGCGCGCTTCAAGGCGGAGGCGGCCGCACGCAGCGTCGGACCGGGCAGCGAGGGCTGCGACATGGGGCCCCTCATCTCGGCAAAGCAGTTGGAGCGTGTGGAGGCTCTCTGCCGGGCCGGCCTGGACGAAGGGGCGACGCTCGCGGCGGGGGGCTCGCGCCTGGCGGACCGGCCCGGACACTTCATGAAGCCGACCATCTTCACCGACGTCCGCCCCCGGATGCGTATCGCCCAGGAAGAGTTCTTCGGCCCGGTGGCCGTGGTCATTCCCTTCGACACGCCGGAAGAAGCGGTGGCGATCGCCAACGGAACCGACTACGGTCTGGCCGCCGGGGTCTACACGCGCAGCCTGCGCCTGGCCCATTGGACCGCCGACCGCCTGGTCGCCGGCCAGGTCTATGTGAACGAGTGGTGGGCCGGCGGCGTCGAGACGCCCTTTGGCGGCACCAAGCGCTCCGGCTATGGGCGCGAGAAGGGGCAGGAGGCCCTGCTTGGCTACGTCCAGACGAAAAACGTCGGCATCAGGCTCTGACATGGCCGACGCTTTCGACTACGTCGTCATCGGCGCCGGGTCCACCGGCTCCGTGGTCGCCGGCCGCCTCGCGGAGAGCGGCAAGGCGACGGTCTGCGTGCTGGAGGCCGGGCCGCCGGACCGCCATCCCTTCATTCATATCCCGGCCGCCGTGGTCTACACGCTCTCCAATCCGGCCATCAACTGGATGTACCGGACCGAGCCAAGCTGGGGAACCGCGGGGCGCAGCCTCATCCAGTCCCGAGGCAAGACCCTGGGCGGTTCGGGTTCGATCAACGGGCATGTCTACACCCGCGGCCACCGCAGCGACTTCGACGCCTGGGCGGCGCAGGGCAATCCGGGATGGGGCTACCGCGACGTCCTCCCCTACTTCAAGCGCAGCGAGCGGCGCATCGGCAGCGGCGACGACCGCTACCGGGGCCGCCAAGGCCCCTTCGTCGTCACCGACATCGACGAAGCCGATCCGCTCTGCGAGGCCTTCATGGACGCGGCCGAGGCCCTGGGCATCTTGCGCAATCCCGACTACAACGG encodes the following:
- a CDS encoding TRAP transporter small permease, giving the protein MNKRAFRLGLRLANLTEILAAILLVAVIAMNLAQVFFRYVLVDPLSWSEETMRYSTTWMVFLAAGPALFRGEHMVINLFSDLRSAGLRRLAQRAVLICIGAFCVLLMWQGFPAAIDNMRQVSPAVRIPMTIPYLAIPVGATLMLIKVACLMFLPDGAFASEDSEEKRP
- the dctP gene encoding TRAP transporter substrate-binding protein DctP encodes the protein MKKLITRTLAVAAAAAVLGAAAPSVAKTIKFGMNAPQGDNPEWNALVAFKNHVEYKTEGGIEVKLFPSAQLGAERACAEQVQQGAVEVCLVDTGALAGFYNDIQVLSIPYLFKSSAHAWAVFDSPFFKDLAENMRKDTGIRVMSWGENGFRDFTNNVRPIRSPEDLKGLKMRVMESPVFIRFVESFGAAATPMPGSEIIMAAKQGVIDGQENPAQVNYDYNLMDVQKYMSTDEHILGVHAYIISDKFFEGLSDDEKAIVLEAATLAARVENTQKLAGAKKYIELIKAKGVEVHMTTMAEKAAFAEVSQEPVLAYLREQVGADLVQALLDTAGSYEAGLYGN
- a CDS encoding M81 family metallopeptidase; protein product: MTGKTPRRVAILGLMLESNRFAPATTKSDYLNRVYLVGRDILRDLESADPQLPAEIRGFVSHMNAKCDWMPVPILVGLVEAGGPIDHAFFQHNLEEMKRRLEAEMPLDAVYVSNHGAMVTTENGDPDGEILSMIRGVVGPEVPVVATLDLHGNVSERMVEAADVLVAYRTNPHVDMRERGMEAAGIVIEMFAGMRPKAALLRLPLVPPTVTLLTEAGPYADIIDYGQTLVSDDIVNVSVLGGFAYSDTPKNGLAIVVTASSSGDRAREVALRIAEKAWADHRRYRPSLTPLDEAVSRVLAAGRDPGLPALILADVADNPGGGGNGNTMWILEALHDAGARDVIVGIIYDPALAAEAHDLGEGAAFRAVFNRVEPDEFSRRFEAEATVVRLKDGDCVGRRGFYARRRMNLGPTALLDLGGIRVVVVSIRTQCADPVFLEMMGLDIAQARAVVVKSRGHFRAGFDEFFAAEQVVEVDAPGLTSPVLSRFDFKHLPRPAFPIDEQAEWSPVDLAAS
- a CDS encoding LysR family transcriptional regulator — its product is MEIKWLEDFLSLVDTRNFSRSAEERFTTQPAFSRRIKGLEEWLGATLFDRSKHPIALTPAGEQFRPIAEEVLRRLLQGREDVRQTSENIESVIVFSATHSLSLTFFPSWIKRIEEGAGVLRTRLDSNQVANCVQALLRGECHFMLCHTHPLVEVSLSDEFFTSLKVGEDRLLPVSAPAPEGGPVHALPGCRELPVSYLAYSDTSAIGRAVELVMAGRPQKPVLNRVFESHLAGVLKTMCQEGRGLAWLPESQIEDAMNAGKLVLAGEESWGIPVDIRLFRSVDPLPRAAEEFWALLPGDAERASD
- a CDS encoding aldehyde dehydrogenase family protein; its protein translation is MNHIRSYWKNFIGGEWVDGADGGRIAVSDPATAEPIAEVARAVPADVDRAVAAARRCFENRALAAMRPSERGDLISRLADKLGERVEEIATIECLDNGKTLAAGRAEVALTQRYLRYYGGMADKLEGRQIPLGEGLLDYTIHAPFGVSAQIVPWNGPLPVGARSVACALITGNTVVLKSPEDSPLSLFLFAEACEQVGVPPGAVNIICGYGHDAGAALAAHRDIDHIVFTGSVETGKSVLRAAAERVIPCVMELGGKSAGIVYEDADLEQAAGSAARGIFHHAGQICSAGSRLIVHRSVHDDFVARFKAEAAARSVGPGSEGCDMGPLISAKQLERVEALCRAGLDEGATLAAGGSRLADRPGHFMKPTIFTDVRPRMRIAQEEFFGPVAVVIPFDTPEEAVAIANGTDYGLAAGVYTRSLRLAHWTADRLVAGQVYVNEWWAGGVETPFGGTKRSGYGREKGQEALLGYVQTKNVGIRL